One genomic segment of Brassica napus cultivar Da-Ae chromosome A3, Da-Ae, whole genome shotgun sequence includes these proteins:
- the LOC106440798 gene encoding GATA transcription factor 25, translated as MFPQLEINPYQIGSTLGEDHVSASASRIPYIDEIANHPESIYAASGLIPDGSQLLDSPAPEGANQLTVSYRGQVYVFDSVGPEKVDAVLLLLGGSTAAPQGMEIAQQNHHMPVVEHQSRCSHPHRAQSLDRFRKKRSARCFANQVRYGVRQEVALRMPRNKGQFSSATTADGAYNSGTDQDNAHDDGRPELSCTHCGVSSTCTPMMRRGPSGPRTLCNACGLFWVSRGTLRDLSKKTEDNQVAMIEPGELGSDADANNSNY; from the exons ATGTTTCCTCAACTGGAGATTAACCCTTATCAGATTGGTAGCACCCTTGGTGAAGACCATGTCTCTGCCTCCGCATCTCGCATTCCTTATATAGACGAAATCGCCAATCATCCTGAGTCTATCTACGCTGCCTCCGGTTTGATTCCCGACGGCTCTCAGTTACTAGATTCCCCCGCACCGGAAGGAGCTAATCAGCTGACGGTCTCGTACCGTGGTCAAGTTTACGTTTTTGATTCTGTGGGTCCTGAAAAG GTCGATGCTGTGTTGTTGCTTTTGGGTGGTTCTACTGCTGCTCCACAGGGGATGGAGATAGCTCAACAGAATCATCATATG CCTGTTGTGGAACATCAGAGCCGGTGTAGCCATCCGCATCGGGCACAGTCCTTGGATAGGTTTCGGAAGAAGAGGAGTGCTAGATGTTTTGCGAACCAAGTAAGATATGGTGTTCGCCAGGAAGTGGCTTTAAG AATGCCACGTAATAAAGGTCAATTCTCCTCTGCAACGACGGCTGATGGGGCTTATAACTCGGGCACAGACCAAGATAACGCACATGATGATGGTCGTCCAGAGTTATC GTGTACTCATTGCGGCGTTAGTTCCACATGTACACCGATGATGCGACGTGGACCTTCAGGCCCCAGAACTCTCTGCAATGCATGTGGACTCTTTTGGGTTTCCAGG GGTACATTGAGGGATCTCTCAAAGAAAACAGAAGATAATCAGGTGGCAATGATAGAACCT GGAGAGCTTGGGAGTGATGCCGATGCTAACAACTCGAACTATTAA
- the LOC106444604 gene encoding transcription initiation factor IIA subunit 2-like, with translation MATFELYRRSTIGMCLTETLDEMVQSGTLSPELAIQVLVQFDKSMTEALESQVKTKVTIKGHLHTYRFCDNVWTFILQDAMFKSEDRQENVSQVKIVACDSKLLTQ, from the exons ATGGCGACGTTTGAGCTGTACAGGAGATCGACGATCGGGATGTGTTTGACGGAGACTTTGGATGAGATGGTTCAGAGCGGTACGCTGAGCCCTGAGCTAGCTATCCAAGTCCTTGTTCAATTTGACAag TCTATGACGGAAGCTCTTGAGAGCCAAGTGAAGACCAAGGTGACCATCAAG GGGCACCTGCACACTTACAGGTTCTGTGACAACGTCTGGACCTTCATTTTACAGGACGCGATGTTCAAGAGTGAAGACCGTCAAGAGAATGTTAGTCAAGTGAAGATAGTGGCATGTGACTCTAAGCTGCTCACGCAGTGA
- the LOC106440802 gene encoding uncharacterized protein At5g49945-like, with protein sequence MNLHHLSLLSIALISLLCLHHALASSHFEGFDAEDDEDPTELHHSLTPPLLTQSESTVLDPEPDSNPIPKPDPPPTQTGSNKPSSTSFDFWDEDEFEGLPEDEPTEIPSPIASESPSDPQTPDPEDTDTPEKKKLSSFTVEIVCVSILIAYLTNYFLGKRDNEALALSWASKFALKDAIFEKNFSLLGVGEGEDSPLLLKEATNVFKFYASGRRYCHGMLATLELKSRHDLISRLFNCVVPCKDEIGFEVYMNDEGMDHVVFALARKKAAKGMFKEMRDLQRFGGMVGAPGGRKWVAEELAVVSESKEVAGDMITDVVLDQVFGDKSFEKFGKYFISMHFSDQHPGKHRKMLLFKFALPDAKHMDDMVRLIALIPYYIDLIGRYKLSSQARNKTDGARQKVAQEAYKELESVRQEALQRKKAEKKRLLEEAEAKLSGEALRKKEAKERARQMKKSMPKVKMSRGH encoded by the exons ATGAATCTTCACcacctctctctcctctccatcGCTCTGATCTCTCTCCTCTGTCTCCACCATGCTCTCGCTTCTTCCCACTTCGAAGGCTTCGATGCCGAAGACGACGAGGATCCCACCGAGCTCCACCACTCGCTCACTCCTCCCCTCCTAACTCAATCCGAGTCAACAGTTCTAGATCCGGAACCCGATTCCAATCCAATCCCTAAACCGGACCCTCCCCCGACTCAAACCGGCTCCAACAAGCCGTCCTCAACCTCCTTCGATTTCTGGGACGAAGACGAGTTCGAAGGACTACCAGAAGACGAACCAACGGAGATTCCATCTCCGATCGCTTCCGAATCACCTTCAGATCCACAGACTCCAGATCCAGAGGACACTGACACTCccgagaagaagaagctttccTCCTTCACCGTTGAGATCGTCTGCGTCTCGATCTTGATCGCATACCTAACCAACTACTTCCTCGGCAAGCGCGACAACGAAGCCCTCGCTCTCTCCTGGGCCTCGAAGTTCGCTCTCAAGGACGCGATCTTCGAGAAGAACTTCAGCCTTCTCGGCGTCGGCGAAGGAGAGGACTCTCCTTTGTTGTTAAAAGAGGCGACGAACGTGTTTAAATTCTACGCGAGCGGGCGTAGGTACTGCCACGGGATGTTGGCGACCTTGGAGCTCAAGAGCAGGCACGATCTGATCTCGAGGCTGTTTAATTGCGTGGTGCCTTGTAAAGACGAGATCGGTTTCGAGGTTTATATGAACGATGAAGGTATGGATCATGTTGTGTTTGCGTTGGCGAGGAAGAAGGCGGCGAAAGGGATGTTTAAGGAGATGAGGGATCTGCAGAGGTTTGGAGGGATGGTGGGAGCTCCTGGTGGGAGGAAGTGGGTGGCGGAGGAGTTGGCTGTGGTCTCTGAGTCTAAGGAGGTGGCTGGGGATATGATCACTGATGTTGTGCTTGATCAG GTTTTTGGTGACAAATCCTTCGAAAAGTTTGGCAAGTATTTCATTTCAATGCATTTTTCGGACCAACATCCTGGCAAACACAGGAAGATGCTGCTTTTCAAGTTTGCTTTACCTGATGCTAAGCACATGGATGATATGGTCCGGTTGATAGCGCTAATTCCGTATTACATTGACTTAATTGGACGCTACAAGCTCAGCTCCCAG GCACGGAACAAAACTGATGGAGCTAGGCAAAAGGTGGCGCAGGAAGCGTACAAGgaacttgagagtgtgaggcaAGAGGCATTGCAGAGAAAGAAAGCCGAAAAGAAGAGATTACTGGAGGAGGCAGAGGCTAAGCTTAGCGGTGAGGCTCTGAGGAAGAAAGAGGCAAAGGAACGTGCACGCCAGATGAAAAAGTCAATGCCAAAAGTTAAGATGAGTCGTGGTCACTAG
- the LOC106440799 gene encoding thioredoxin-like 4, chloroplastic, whose translation MQKQSILHPEYLRFGNGLVKPIETSAFPRWISRNNEVRLSFLRAEASSSSMTIINKSCTWRANSLGQEIQADLSDEDEEDLCPVECVTEFKTDDELLRVLEKAKETNTLVVVDFYRPSCGSCKYIEQGFSKLCKQSGDQEAPVIFLKHNVIDEYDEQSEVAERLRIKSVPLFHFYKNGVLLEAFATRDKERIDASIAKYTSSESSSTSD comes from the exons ATGCAGAAGCAGAGCATTCTTCATCCGGAGTACCTAAGATTTGGCAACGGACTGGTTAAACCGATAGAAACCAGTGCATTTCCTAGATGGATCAGTCGCAACAATGAAGTCAGATTGTCGTTTCTAAGAGctgaagcttcttcttcatccatgACTATAATTAACAAAAGCTGCACGTGGAGAGCGAATAGCTTAGGACAGGAGATCCAAGCGGACTTGAGtgatgaagacgaagaagatcTATGTCCGGTTGAGTGTGTCACTGAGTTCAAGACAGATGATGAACTTCTTAGAGTCCTGGAGAAAGCCAAGGAGACTAACACTTTGGTTGTGGTTGATTTCTATCGTCCTTCATGTGGTAGTTGTAAGTACATAGAGCAGGGCTTCTCAAAGCTCTGCAAGCAATCTGGTGACCAAGAAGCTCCCGTTATCTTCCTTAAGCATAAT GTGATAGACGAATATGATGAACAATCTGAAGTCGCTGAAAGGCTCCGTATCAAG TCAGTTCCTCTCTTCCACTTCTACAAAAATGGAGTCCTGTTAGAAGCATTTGCAACTAGAGACAAGGAGAGGATTGACGCTTCTATAGCCAAATATACTTCCTCTGAATCTTCAAGCACATCGGATTAA
- the LOC106440801 gene encoding uncharacterized protein LOC106440801, which translates to MEEVVSEILLERMSGYDAAKTEKIGVWWDMNDCPIPEGYDARRVRPSIERAFKERGYSGPVSITAYADQTQTPSHVLRGLSSTGVAVAHTRSGSTCSVMHRDMVEWRGQNPPPGTIMIISDQVNGDFSWDLARLQQRTRYGLFLAYSKKQCNDYLLVYFANCRWEKLLEEGGAPPVVVAGELSSAAMFYCKSCNFDCQSLKKFRKHLSSYKHGMEDAITPPVTKFLFATKSWARSYPASPEHATAKIHVLWDMNDCPIPEGYDARQVRPSIVRAFKEIGYSGPVSITAYADQTQTPVHHLLALSSTGVDFAHTLPWVHYSRMITDFEIWTRDNPAPASVMIISDEVASSKSRSKIICLKLQKFNYNCFLAYSVRPSETPLLVTSAEWLWENLLAVSETRRHILHKCSESERVVASTGMFCCKLCFCDCKSLDAFNKHLSSKEHRKEEHRMLAHTQSFRRSLRQFKISKYHDQVGCPPKRMRKAPRKGFLPRPLRFTRR; encoded by the exons atggaggaagttgtgtctGAGATTTTGTTAGAGAGGATGTCGGGGTACGATGCGGCGAAGACAGAAAAAATAGGGGTGTGGTGGGACATGAATGACTGTCCGATTCCGGAGGGGTATGATGCTCGTCGGGTGCGTCCAAGTATAGAAAGGGCGTTCAAGGAACGAGGCTACTCTGGTCCTGTCTCCATCACTGCCTATGCCGACCAAACACAAACCCCTAGCCACGTCCTGCGAGGGCTCTCTTCCACTGGAGTCGCTGTTGCACATACCAGATCCG GAAGCACGTGTTCAGTCATGCATCGGGATATGGTGGAATGGCGAGGTCAAAATCCACCTCCGGGTACAATCATGATCATATCGGATCAGGTGAATGGTGACTTCTCCTGGGATCTGGCCAGGCTACAACAGCGCACTAGATACGGCCTTTTCCTGGCTTATTCAAAGAAGCAATGCAATGATTATCTCCTGGTCTATTTTGCAAATTGTCGCTGGGAAAAATTACTAGAAGAAGGAGGCGCACCACCTGTTGTTGTGGCTGGTGAATTATCATCTGCTGCCATGTTTTATTGCAAATCGTGCAATTTCGATTGCCAAAGCCTGAAGAAATTCAGGAAGCATCTATCCAGTTATAAGCATGGAATGGAA GACGCTATAACACCTCCGGTCACAAAATTCTTGTTTGCAACGAAGTCGTGGGCAAGGAGCTACCCGGCCTCGCCTGAACACGCCACAGCTAAAATACATGTGCTGTGGGACATGAACGACTGCCCGATTCCTGAGGGATATGATGCTCGTCAGGTGCGTCCAAGTATAGTAAGAGCGTTCAAGGAAATAGGCTACTCTGGTCCTGTCTCCATCACCGCCTATGCCGACCAAACACAAACCCCTGTTCACCACCTTCTAGCGCTCTCTTCCACTGGTGTCGATTTTGCACATACCCTTCCCT GGGTCCATTACAGTCGCATGATTACAGATTTTGAAATATGGACGAGAGATAATCCTGCTCCGGCTTCAGTTATGATCATATCGGATGAAGTGGCTTCCAGCAAGTCTCGTTCAAAAATTATTTGTCTGAAACTACAAAAGTTTAACTACAACTGTTTTTTGGCCTATTCAGTTAGACCTTCTGAAACGCCACTCCTGGTCACTTCTGCAGAATGGCTCTGGGAAAACTTACTTGCAG TTTCAGAGACAAGAAGACACATTCTTCACAAGTGCAGTGAAAGTGAAAGAGTTGTTGCATCTACCGGAATGTTTTGTTGCAAATTGTGTTTTTGTGATTGCAAAAGCCTGGATGCTTTCAATAAGCATCTCTCAAGTAAAGAACATAGAAAGGAG GAGCACAGAATGCTTGCGCATACTCAATCTTTTCGTCGCAGTCTAAGGCAATTTAAAATATCCAAGTACCATGATCAg GTAGGATGTCCTCCCAAACGTATGAGGAAAGCACCCCGGAAGGGTTTTCTCCCAAGACCATTACGTTTTACTAGACGTTGA